CCTACACCGGTCGCCTCACCATGGCCTCCGACGAGATCGTCAACTTCCTCACGGTGGGCAGCGTCCTCCAGATGTGGCACATCGTGGACAAGTGCACGGAGCTGCTCAAGGaagggcgggcggcgccggcgggcggcgccggccctccctcctcctcctcctcctcgtcgtCCTCTTCGTCGTCGTCGTCCTCTTCgtcgtcgtcctcctcctcctcctcgtcctcctcggCGCGGGCGCACTCGAGCCGCGCCAGCGAGAACCAGTcgcccagcagcagcaactaCTTCAGCCCCCGCGAGACGGGCGACGGCGCCGAGCCCGGCACCAAATACGCGCCGCGGGGACCGCCGGGACCCGCCGACCGCGACGCCTCCGAGGGTGCCGACGACGACCGCGACGTCGGCGTCTTCCGGGCGGACAAAACCCCTCCGGCGGCGGGACGACGGCGCCCGGCGGTTAAGTTCGGTCCGGAGGTGGACGACGACGAAGACgacgacggcggcggcggcggcggaggcccccggcgcccgctcTACGTGCGGCCCAGCATCATGCCGCAGAAGCAGTGGGTCTACGTGAAGAAGGAGTGGCTCCAGGAGGACCTGGTGCTCACCTGCGAGGAGGACGAGGAGCCGGCGGAGacggggggcggccgcggcgaggCGCCGCTCAGCATCAGCGACGTGCGTACGCTCagcgggccgccgccgggcgccaAGCTGGAGGAGCAGGTCAACTTCTGCGAGTCTTCGGAGGACTTGGCGGCTCCCTACGAAGCTCTGGAGGAGGCGCCGGCGGGAGCTTTCGGCCCTCGCTCGGCCCTCCTGCCCATGGACATGCAGGGCAACCAGATCTTGGTGTTCCCGCCGCAGGCGCCCGTGGAGCACGGCGCCGTGCAGCTGGCCGCCGGCTCGGGCGACGGCAACAAGATCTTCATGTGCCACTGCGGCAAGGCCTTCTCGCACAAGAGCATGCGCGACCGGCACGTCAACATGCACCTCAACCTGCGGTCC
This region of Rhea pennata isolate bPtePen1 unplaced genomic scaffold, bPtePen1.pri scaffold_203, whole genome shotgun sequence genomic DNA includes:
- the LOC134154299 gene encoding LOW QUALITY PROTEIN: zinc finger and BTB domain-containing protein 22-like (The sequence of the model RefSeq protein was modified relative to this genomic sequence to represent the inferred CDS: deleted 1 base in 1 codon), whose translation is MEAPCGAVVHVDFPEITSALLANLNQQRVEGKLCDISIHVQGRVFRAHRAVLAASSPYFHDQVLLKNMTSIVLPGVMDPGAFETVLGAAYTGRLTMASDEIVNFLTVGSVLQMWHIVDKCTELLKEGRAAPAGGAGPPSSSSSSSSSSSSSSSSSSSSSSSSSSSARAHSSRASENQSPSSSNYFSPRETGDGAEPGTKYAPRGPPGPADRDASEGADDDRDVGVFRADKTPPAAGRRRPAVKFGPEVDDDEDDDGGGGGGGPRRPLYVRPSIMPQKQWVYVKKEWLQEDLVLTCEEDEEPAETGGGRGEAPLSISDVRTLSGPPPGAKLEEQVNFCESSEDLAAPYEALEEAPAGAFGPRSALLPMDMQGNQILVFPPQAPVEHGAVQLAAGSGDGNKIFMCHCGKAFSHKSMRDRHVNMHLNLRPFDCPVCNKKFKMKHHLTEHMKTHTGLKPYQCDVCAKKFMWRDSFMRHKGHCERRHRLAVAGPGVGPALAKKEHGLVAPDGDWGSLREAAAAVAGAGGGTGGAGGGAGGGSSPRAELAFGKM